From the genome of Candidatus Defluviilinea proxima:
TGATCTCCTTATTTATCCAAAAAAGAAATATATTATTTTAGTAATTCCTGCGCAACTGACTGAGAAACAGGCGCATAGTGGTCAAATTCCATACTGAAAACACCACGTCCCTGTGTAGCAGAACGAAGCTGGGTAGCATAACCGAACATTTCAGCCAACGGAACCATGGCGCGTATGGCCTGTGCATTACCAGGGCGAACATCCATGCCTTGGATCAAACCGCGACGACCATTGAGTTGTCCCATCACATCACCAAGATATTCTTCTGGAACAACAACTTCAACTTTCATCATAGGTTCAAGCAAAATGGGATTTCCTTTTTGCACACCTTCCTTGAAACCAATGGATGCAGCAAGTTTGAAGGCCATTTCGCTTGAGTCAACCTCATGGAATGAACCATCGAACAATGTGATTTTCAAGTCAACAACTGGATATCCGGCCAACACACCGTTTTCAGCCGCCTCTTTGAAACCCTTTTCAACTGGTCCAATATACTCTTTGGGGATTGAACCACCTACGATCTTATTCTCAAATACCACACCGCTACCACGTTCACCCGGCTCAAGGGAGAACACCACGTGACCATACTGACCCTTACCGCCAGATTGTTTCGCGTACTTGTAATTTACTTCTTTTACGGGCTTGGTAATCGATTCACGGTATGATACGCGCGGGGCACCGACATTTGCCTGCACCTTGAACTCGCGTAAAAGACGATCCACAATAATATCAAGATGAAGTTCACCCATACCACGAATGATGGTTTGGGCAGTGTTCTCGTCTGAATTAACGCGGAACGTCGGATCTTCTTCAGCTAACTTGCGAAGAGCCTCCCCCATTTTTTCCTGATCGGCAGAGCTTTTAGGTTCAATAGCAATAGAGATTACCGGCTCAGGGAATGAAATGCTTTCCAAGGTGAGAGCTTTGGTATCACACAAAGTGTCACCAGTGAAGCTATCTTTGAAACCAAGAACCGCACCAATATCACCCGCACGAATCTCGGTGATGTCTTCACGGGAATCCGCGTGCATACGAATTAAGCGGCCGATTCTTTCTTTTCGGCCTTTGGTACTATTTTGAACGGTCTGACCCTGGCTCAAAACACCAGAGTAAATACGAACATAAGCGAGACGACCTACATACGGATCCGTCACGATCTTGAAAACCAGAGCGCTCAACGGGGAGTCGTCTTGGGCCGCAAGTTCAAACTCATTTTCTAGGTTACCGGGTTCTGTTGCCTTAATTGTTGGCTTATCAGCCGGGGAAGGCAAATAATCAATAACTGCATCCAGCATAACCTGAACACCTTTATTTTTTAAGGAAGAACCGCAAAATACCGGGGCACATTTTGTTGCCAAAACTCCCTTGCGGAGTGCTGCCTTCAATTCATCAACACTGATTTCCTGAGCTTCCAGGAATTTCATGGTCAATTCATCGTCAAGCTCTGCAATCTTCTCAACCATTTTGGCACGAGCTTCTTCAGCTTGTTGTTTCAAGTCAGCGGGAATCTCGATGCTTTTGGGTTCTTTACCAAGATCATCTTCCCAGACCCAAGCCTTCATTGTTAGAAGGTCAACCATGCCTTTGAATGTAGCTTCAAAACCGATAGGAATTTGCATAGCAATCGGGTTGGCACCCAGCCGGTCGACGATCGTATCAATCGTCCGTTCGTAAGAGGCGCCAACTCGGTCCATTTTATTGACAAAACAGATGCGAGGAACACCATAACGATCAGCTTGACGCCAAACAGTTTCTGACTGAGGCTCCACACCCTGCACAGCATCAAAAACAACAACGCCACCATCCAGCACGCGCAATGAACGCTGAACCTCGGCAGTGAAATCGATATGTCCCGGGGTATCGATGATGTTGATTTGGTATCCCTTCCATTCGGCCGAAACAGCCGCGGAAACAATGGTGATACCACGTTCACGTTCCTGCACCATCCAGTCAGTAACTGTAGTGCCATCATCTACGGAACCAATACGATGTGTCATGCCGGTATAGAACATAATACGCTCGGTAGTTGTCGTTTTACCGGCGTCAATATGGGCTATGATTCCAATATTTCTATATTTTTCAAGCGGATATTCGCGTGCCATGCTTTTACAGACCTAACCTATCAATTTATGATTATTAAACACGATAATGTGAGAATGCGCGGTTGGCTTCAGCCATTTTATGGGTTTCATCACGCTTGCGGATGGCCGCACCCGTTTCATTGGAAGCATCAATAAGTTCAGACGCCAATTTATCTGGGAAAGATTTCCCAGCGCGCTCGCGGGTTGCGGATAAAATCCAACGGATCGCCAGGGTTGTGCGGCGATCTGATGATACTTCCATAGGAACTTGGTACGTTGCACCACCCACACGGCGAGGGCGAACTTCCATCACCGGGGAAACGTTCTTGAGAGCAGTATCAAAAACGTCTATAGCATTTTTGCCAGTGCGTTCTTTGACCAAATCCAAAGCATCATAGACAAGCCTTGTCGCAACGCTTCTCTTACCCTGCTTCAATACATGTTGCATCAAAGTTTTGAGGTTGATGCTGTTATAACGGACATCGGGAATTAATTCCCGCTTTTCGGGTTTTGCTCTACGCATTCTTTAATTCTCCATCAAAACTATTTCGGACGCTTCGCGCCATATTTTGAACGGGCCTGCTTACGATTTGCCACACCGGTGGTGTCGAGTGATCCACGCACGATGTGATAACGAACACCAGGCAGATCCTTCACACGGCCACCACGGACAAGAACCACAGAGTGTTCTTGCAACTGATGACCTTCACCTGGAATATATGCTGTCACCTCTATGCCATTGGTCAAGCGCACACGAGCGATCTTCCGCAAAGCCGAGTTTGGCTTTTTAGGAGTCATGGTACGCACAACAGTACATACACCACGCTTTTGTGGAGCGCCCTTAGCCTGACGGACACGACGTTGTTTAAATGAGTTCAACGTGTATTGCAACGCAGGGGCCTTACTCTTGGCCTTTTTGTTCTTGCGGCCCTTGCGGACCATTTGATTAATTGTCGGCACGTTTGCCTCCGATTTCCTATCTCACAGATATTTAATGTGTATTCGCAAGAAATGAGGCCATCCATAAACTTGCTGATGGCCTCATTTGTAAACGCCATGCTTGTGCGGGAGTTATAGCCGCATGTTTGATTGGCAACGGAGCATGATTTTATCATGCTGCCATCCCAACGTCAAGATTACCGCTTGCCTATAAACTTCTCTCCGATACCTAATAAGCCAGTATCCATCTTTGGTGGATGTTGTTTTTCTTCATCCTTACCGAACTTGACAACATCACCACTATCGTTTACAGCCTCGACAGCAAGGCCAAGGGATTGAAGTTCTTTAACCAACACGCGGAATGATGCAGGGATGCTCGGTTCCTCGATTGCCTCACCTTTAACGATGGCCTCGTAGGTATTTACACGTCCCTGTACATCATCAGACTTGACAGTGAGCATCTCTTGCAAAGTATAAGCAGCACCGTATGCTTCAAGTGCCCACACTTCCATTTCACCAAACCGTTGTCCACCAAACTGAGCCTTACCACCCAAAGGCTGTTGCGTGACTAAACTGTATGGGCCGGTGGAACGAGCATGTACTTTATCTTCAACAAGGTGATGCAATTTTAGAATTGTCATCACGCCAACTGTTACAGACTGATCATAAGGAATGCCAGTTTTACCATCACGCAAAACCTGTTTGCCAAGTGTTGGGATGGGTTGATTGGTTGCATGCATAACTTCCTGCGCAACTTCCATCAAGCGCGCTTCTGCAATGCGACTTCCATGTCCTTGAGTTTCGATCCACAAACGTAAACAGGCATTGATCGCTGCCTTATCGTATGTTTCACGTTCACGAGGATTAATATCTTCGGGATAGAAAACCGTATCTGGGTCATAACCACGATCACGTAACCACTCGATAACTGTCGACATACGTGCATACGCCGGGTCTTTGAGATCATATGGATCATAGTCACGTTCGCCAAGCCATTCAGCAAGATACAGGCTACGAACTTCATCGTCATCTTGAATAGACTCAGGAGAGTACTCCTGCTCCTTGATCCAATCCCAAGCGGTAACTGCTGTTTCTTTCCAAGCCTGATCGTGGAGCCACGCGCGAGCGAGTTCGGCCTCGATCTCCTCTTCAGAAGCGCCGTCAAACACAGGGGTGATGGCACGATACCCAAGTCGTTTCGCCGCCCATCCTAAATGGACTTCCAAAACCTGACCGATGTTCATACGACCAGGAACACCAAGCGGATTTAAGATGATGTCTACAGGTGTACCGTCTTCAAGGAAAGGCATATCTTCAACAGGAACAATCTTCGAAACAACACCCTTGTTCCCGTGACGACCTGCCATCTTGTCCCCTGCCGCCAACTTACGGCGCTGGGCAACAGAGACGCGTACCATCATATCCACACCGGCGGACAAATCCGAGTTCTCTTCGCGAGTGAACACTTTGACATCAACAACCTTGCCACGCTCTCCATGAGGCATACGCAGGGATGTATCTTTCACATCACGTGATTTTTCACCAAAGATCGCACGCAGAAGTCGTTCTTCGGGTGTCAATTCTTTCTCACCTTTAGGCGTGATCTTCCCAACTAAAATGTCGTTAGGACCAACCTCAGCGCCAATGCGGATAATGCCGTTTTCATCCAAATCTTTGATCGCGTCATCACCAACATTCGGGATGTCGCGCGTAATCTCTTCGGGACCTAACTTTGTGTCACGGGCTTCGACTTCATACTTCTCAATGTGAACAGATGTGAAGCGGTCATCCTGCACCAAGCGTTCGGAAATCAAGATGGCATCTTCAAAGTTCCCGCCTTCCCACGAAACGAACGCGACAACTGCATTCTGTCCTAAAGCCAATTGACCGTTGTCGGTGGATGAAGAATCGGCAATGATATCGCCTTTCTTAATCACCTGTCCTTTGACTACAGCAGGGCGCTGATCAATACAAGTGCTTTGGTTTGAGCGCTGATACTTGCGCAAGGGATACGTGTGGATTCCGCCTCGTTCTTTAACGGTGATCGAATTTCCAGTAACTGAGATCACTTCCCCATTGGCATCCGCAACAACCACCTGACCGGAGTCTACTGCGGCATGATATTCCATACCGGTCGATACAAGCGGAATCTCAGGACGGACAAGAGGCACAGCTTGCGTCATCATGTTCGAACCCATCAACGCGCGGTTCGCATCGTCGTGTTCAAGGAATGGGATCAAAGCGGCGCTAATACCGACCACTTGATGCGGAGCAACATCCATGTAATCAACCGCGTCAGGTTGTGAAAAGATAAAGCTGGAGTGATAACGAGAAGACACACGCTCGCGAACATATTCGCTATCGTCAGTTAACGGTGCGTTTGCCTGCGCGATCACGTACTTATCTTCTGCATCTGCAGAAAGATAGTCAAATTGAGAAGACACATAAGGTCTAATCGATACCGGCACACCGATCTTAGCGATCTTCTTCATCATTTTGGCGTCAATCTTCTCGCCAGCCTTGAACAAGACTTCTTCGGTTTTCGGGTCGACTACATGCTCGCGTAAAGTACGACCTTCCAAACGTTCATCTTCGGCTTCCATGACACGGAAAACTTTGCGATAAGGCGTCTCGATAAAGCCATATTCATTGACGCGGGCAAAGGACGCCAAACGTCCGATCAAACCAATGTTCGGGCCTTCAGGTGTTTCAATTGGGCAAATACGTCCATAGTGTGAGTGGTGGACATCGCGGACATCGAAGCCTGCGCGCTCACGGCGCAAACCGCCTGGTCCAAGCGCTGAAAGCGTGCGCTTGTGGCGCAACTCGGCCAACGGGTTGGTTTGATCCATGAACTGCGAAAGCTGGGACGAACCGAAGAACTCGCGCAACGCTGCAACGACCGGGCGAATATTGACGAGTGTCACAGGCGATAACTGCTCCTGGTCACGAATGGACATGCGTTCTTTAATAACGCGTTCCATACGTCGGAGGCCAATGCGCAACTTGTTCTGGATCAACTCACCCACCGTCTTGACGCGGCGGTTGCCCAAGTGATCGATATCATCTGGGGGTTCGACTCCGTTGTTGATCTGGATCATGCGGCGGATCAGTCGAATCACATCGCTCTTGGTTACGGTGCGATGTGGAATGGGAATATTGAGGTCGAGCTTTTGATTGAGTTTATAACGGCCCACGCGTTCAAGGTCGTAGTGACGCTGGTCTACTAACTGCTCTTCAAGGAATTGGCGAGCATTATCGAGTGTAGCGGGATCGCCAGGGCGCATCTTGCGGAAGAACTCGATCAAGGCGGCTTCGGCAATCGTTTGACCGCCGGAGAGATCCCATTCGGGTTCCTGTTTAAAAGTAGAAGCAATGAACAAGCGTTCAGGGTTGTTATCCACATCCTTAAACAAGGACATCAACTCTTCATCGGTACCGGTCTTCAAAGGTGAATCTTTGATACCGTCATCCACTGCGGCCAAAGCACGCAGGAAGACTGTGATCGGCACAGTGCGTTTGCGGTTGAACTTTAAGATAATGTAGTCAGACTTGCGGGTTTCGAACTCCATCCAAGCCCCTCGATCAGGGATAAGCTTGGACATGGCGAGCAAACGTCCCGTAGCACGATCCGTAGGGGCTTCAAAGTACACACCAGGAGAGCGGATCAACTGCGAAACAACGACGCGCTCCGTCCCATTGATAATGAAGGTGCCCTTGTCGGTCATCTCAGGGAAATCGCCAAGGAAAATATCCTGCTTGATCGGCTCGGGAACATCAGTACCCGCCAATAAGACAGAAACATACAACGGGCTGGCATAGGTAAGATCGCGTTCCACACACTCTTCGATCGAGTGTTTCGGATCGCCAAACCAATACTTTAAGCCCCATTGTTTCGACTCAGGGCTACGGCTGGGGAAATATAACTTCATCCCCTTGTTATAGGATTCGATTGGCGACACTTCATGGAAGAGATCGCCAAGCCCCTCACGCTTGAGGCGCTCAAAAGAGTCCAATTGGACTTCGATCAGATTGGGAAGATTGATATTGACCGGAATACGCGCATAACTCTTTTTGGGCAAAGTAGAAGACATTCGGTTCACTCCTGACCTTGGGTATGTGCGCCGTTACGAAATACCTTTTCTCATCCCTAAACTTAGTTCTCGCCAGGTAACAGTTGCAATTCAAGTTTAGGTGATCACACAAGAAACGGTAAACACACGAAGACATCCCGCTTGAGTGGCGGGATAGCAAAAAGCAATTATATATGAGGGGTTATATATACGCAAGGGATTTTTGGTATTAATTTTCAAATTCGTCCCTCTTCCTTGCATATGCGGATTCTACCATAACCTAATCTTAACGCATCAAACGGAGACAAACAGGGTTTTGACTGATAGAATCGACAAAACAAATTTCCGGAGGAAGCATGGCAACATCACAAACGATGGTTAACGATCGGAAAGAGATATTCGGCTGGGCCATGTACGATTGGGCAAACTCAGCTTTCAGCACAACAGTGGGGACAGTATTCCTTGGCCCATACATAGCAGGGCTTGCGGCAACATCCGCCGCGGCAAATGCCGACGGTATGGCTCGTTTTCTTGGTATTCCGATAGCACCCGACTCCTTCCTCCCTTATTGCATTTCATTTTCAGTCGGCCTCCAAGTACTCTTCCTCCCCATTCTAGGCGCTATCGCAGACTATTCTCATTTGCGCAAACAAATGATGCAACTTTTCGCCATCATAGGCGCCATATCAACCATATTGATGTTCTTTATCACAGGGGAGTTATGGTGGCTGGGAGGTGTCCTATTTATCATCGCCAACCTAACCTTCGGAGCAGCGATCGTTTTCTATAATGCTTACTTGCCAGATATCGCCAGTGAAGAAGAACGTGACCGTGTTTCCTCTTACGGCTGGGCAATGGGATATCTGGGAGGCGGCCTTCTTCTCGCGCTTAACCTTGCGTTCTTCATCTTTAGCGAAGATATTGGTGTTCCAAGTGCATTGGCTGTTCGTATCAACCTTGCATCTGCCGGTATATGGTGGATTGGTTTCTCTTTCTTCACATGGGCCCGCCTTAGACCAAGACATGCGGCCCATCCGCTTCCTGAAGGTGAGACATATGTCAGCATCGGTTTCAAGCAATTGGGAAAAACTTTCCGCGAGATCAAAAATTTCCCCGAGACGCTCAAATATCTATTAGCGTACTTCCTCTACAACGATGGGATTCAAACGGTGATCGCAGTTTCATCCACGTTCGCGGCGGCCCCCCTCCTCCGCGGTGGACTTGAGTTACCACAAGACACATTGATCGCCGTTATCTTGATGATCCAGTTCGTGGCATTCGGTGGCGCATTGCTGTGGGGCAAACTCGCCAAATGGATCGGGGCCAAGCAATCCATCATTGTCAGCTTGGTCATTTGGTCTGGCGTGGTTATCTATGCATACGGTGGCTTAAAAGGTGACTCGCGCACAGCTCAATTCTTCGTACTTGGTGTCTTTATTGCATTGGTGATGGGAGGCTCGCAAGCCATTAGCCGAAGTCTCTTTGCCCAAATGATCCCCACTGGAAAAGAAGCAGAATATTATTCCTTCTACGAAGTCAGCGAACGTGGCACTTCATGGACAGGTCCGTTGATCTTCGGTCTTGCAAATCAGATCGGCGGAAGTTTACGCTACGGCATACTTGCCCTCATCTTTTACTTCATCGCAGGGCTAATCCTACTACCACTCGTCAATGTGCCCAAAGCCATGGATGATGTAAAGAAATACAACACAGACCACGCATAAAATATGTAAAATTAAAGAAGGCCGAGGAAATTTCCTCGGCCTTCTTTAATTTATAACTTCGGCAATACTATCGACTTCTGCCCCTGATATTTTCCTTTTTTATCCGCATACGAGACTTCGCACTCCTCGTCCGCTTCGAAGAATAGGACTTGTGCCAGGCCTTCGTTGGCGTAGATCTTTGCTGGCAAGGGTGTGGTGTTCGAGATCTCGAGCGTGACGTAGCCTTCCCATTCGGGTTCGAACGGCGTGACGTTCACAATCAACCCACAGCGCGCATACGTGGACTTACCCAAACAGACCGTCAACACCTTGCGTGGGATGCGGAAGTACTCGACCGTGCGCGCCAAAGCGAACGAGTTGGGTGGAATGATGCACACTTCGCCTTGAAACTCGAACATGGATTTCGGGTCAAAATTTTTCGGGTCCACGATCGCAGAGTGGACGTTCGTAAAGATCATGAACTCATCCGCCACACGGATATCGTATCCATACGACGAAACGCCGTAAGAGATCACTCCCTGCCGAACCTGTTTATCCACGAACGGTTCGATCATCCTTTGTTCCAAAGCCATCTTGCGTATCCAGTGATCAGGTTTCAAACCCATAATTCTCTCCTAAAATTAGTTTGCTCAAGCCGCCATCCTCGGCGGCGAAACGCTACCGAGAGCATTGCTTATAAGTTTTTATTTCAAAACAACGACAACCTTCGTAAGTTTCCCCGATTGTACTTCAACCCAGCGTTCATAAAACTGACCGTTGTGTTTTAAAACGACATAGTAATAGCCCGGCGGCAGATCGCCCAGCGCGGCATTCTCTTCCAAAAGCATCATGTCCTTTGAATACGTCACAATGTAATGAGACTTGATCTTGGGTCCGTTCTTATCGAGGTAATAGCGGGCAGTGAACTCGGCAAACTGAGGCTGGGAATTCTTATCAAGAACCGAGAATGCTATCGCGCCAAACGGGTTACCCGCTTCATCCTTGTTCGGTACCAGCCAAAGCTCAGGGTTTTGCGTTGAGAAGTAATCCGTCCCATCGCCGCCCTTGCGAACCTCAAAATGCAAATGGCTCCCTGTCGCCACGCCGCTGTGACCGACCTCTCCGATCAGGTCACCAGCTTTGATCTCGTCCCCGGC
Proteins encoded in this window:
- the fusA gene encoding elongation factor G, producing the protein MAREYPLEKYRNIGIIAHIDAGKTTTTERIMFYTGMTHRIGSVDDGTTVTDWMVQERERGITIVSAAVSAEWKGYQINIIDTPGHIDFTAEVQRSLRVLDGGVVVFDAVQGVEPQSETVWRQADRYGVPRICFVNKMDRVGASYERTIDTIVDRLGANPIAMQIPIGFEATFKGMVDLLTMKAWVWEDDLGKEPKSIEIPADLKQQAEEARAKMVEKIAELDDELTMKFLEAQEISVDELKAALRKGVLATKCAPVFCGSSLKNKGVQVMLDAVIDYLPSPADKPTIKATEPGNLENEFELAAQDDSPLSALVFKIVTDPYVGRLAYVRIYSGVLSQGQTVQNSTKGRKERIGRLIRMHADSREDITEIRAGDIGAVLGFKDSFTGDTLCDTKALTLESISFPEPVISIAIEPKSSADQEKMGEALRKLAEEDPTFRVNSDENTAQTIIRGMGELHLDIIVDRLLREFKVQANVGAPRVSYRESITKPVKEVNYKYAKQSGGKGQYGHVVFSLEPGERGSGVVFENKIVGGSIPKEYIGPVEKGFKEAAENGVLAGYPVVDLKITLFDGSFHEVDSSEMAFKLAASIGFKEGVQKGNPILLEPMMKVEVVVPEEYLGDVMGQLNGRRGLIQGMDVRPGNAQAIRAMVPLAEMFGYATQLRSATQGRGVFSMEFDHYAPVSQSVAQELLK
- the rpsG gene encoding 30S ribosomal protein S7, which gives rise to MRRAKPEKRELIPDVRYNSINLKTLMQHVLKQGKRSVATRLVYDALDLVKERTGKNAIDVFDTALKNVSPVMEVRPRRVGGATYQVPMEVSSDRRTTLAIRWILSATRERAGKSFPDKLASELIDASNETGAAIRKRDETHKMAEANRAFSHYRV
- the rpsL gene encoding 30S ribosomal protein S12; translation: MPTINQMVRKGRKNKKAKSKAPALQYTLNSFKQRRVRQAKGAPQKRGVCTVVRTMTPKKPNSALRKIARVRLTNGIEVTAYIPGEGHQLQEHSVVLVRGGRVKDLPGVRYHIVRGSLDTTGVANRKQARSKYGAKRPK
- a CDS encoding DNA-directed RNA polymerase subunit beta encodes the protein MSSTLPKKSYARIPVNINLPNLIEVQLDSFERLKREGLGDLFHEVSPIESYNKGMKLYFPSRSPESKQWGLKYWFGDPKHSIEECVERDLTYASPLYVSVLLAGTDVPEPIKQDIFLGDFPEMTDKGTFIINGTERVVVSQLIRSPGVYFEAPTDRATGRLLAMSKLIPDRGAWMEFETRKSDYIILKFNRKRTVPITVFLRALAAVDDGIKDSPLKTGTDEELMSLFKDVDNNPERLFIASTFKQEPEWDLSGGQTIAEAALIEFFRKMRPGDPATLDNARQFLEEQLVDQRHYDLERVGRYKLNQKLDLNIPIPHRTVTKSDVIRLIRRMIQINNGVEPPDDIDHLGNRRVKTVGELIQNKLRIGLRRMERVIKERMSIRDQEQLSPVTLVNIRPVVAALREFFGSSQLSQFMDQTNPLAELRHKRTLSALGPGGLRRERAGFDVRDVHHSHYGRICPIETPEGPNIGLIGRLASFARVNEYGFIETPYRKVFRVMEAEDERLEGRTLREHVVDPKTEEVLFKAGEKIDAKMMKKIAKIGVPVSIRPYVSSQFDYLSADAEDKYVIAQANAPLTDDSEYVRERVSSRYHSSFIFSQPDAVDYMDVAPHQVVGISAALIPFLEHDDANRALMGSNMMTQAVPLVRPEIPLVSTGMEYHAAVDSGQVVVADANGEVISVTGNSITVKERGGIHTYPLRKYQRSNQSTCIDQRPAVVKGQVIKKGDIIADSSSTDNGQLALGQNAVVAFVSWEGGNFEDAILISERLVQDDRFTSVHIEKYEVEARDTKLGPEEITRDIPNVGDDAIKDLDENGIIRIGAEVGPNDILVGKITPKGEKELTPEERLLRAIFGEKSRDVKDTSLRMPHGERGKVVDVKVFTREENSDLSAGVDMMVRVSVAQRRKLAAGDKMAGRHGNKGVVSKIVPVEDMPFLEDGTPVDIILNPLGVPGRMNIGQVLEVHLGWAAKRLGYRAITPVFDGASEEEIEAELARAWLHDQAWKETAVTAWDWIKEQEYSPESIQDDDEVRSLYLAEWLGERDYDPYDLKDPAYARMSTVIEWLRDRGYDPDTVFYPEDINPRERETYDKAAINACLRLWIETQGHGSRIAEARLMEVAQEVMHATNQPIPTLGKQVLRDGKTGIPYDQSVTVGVMTILKLHHLVEDKVHARSTGPYSLVTQQPLGGKAQFGGQRFGEMEVWALEAYGAAYTLQEMLTVKSDDVQGRVNTYEAIVKGEAIEEPSIPASFRVLVKELQSLGLAVEAVNDSGDVVKFGKDEEKQHPPKMDTGLLGIGEKFIGKR
- a CDS encoding MFS transporter, with protein sequence MATSQTMVNDRKEIFGWAMYDWANSAFSTTVGTVFLGPYIAGLAATSAAANADGMARFLGIPIAPDSFLPYCISFSVGLQVLFLPILGAIADYSHLRKQMMQLFAIIGAISTILMFFITGELWWLGGVLFIIANLTFGAAIVFYNAYLPDIASEEERDRVSSYGWAMGYLGGGLLLALNLAFFIFSEDIGVPSALAVRINLASAGIWWIGFSFFTWARLRPRHAAHPLPEGETYVSIGFKQLGKTFREIKNFPETLKYLLAYFLYNDGIQTVIAVSSTFAAAPLLRGGLELPQDTLIAVILMIQFVAFGGALLWGKLAKWIGAKQSIIVSLVIWSGVVIYAYGGLKGDSRTAQFFVLGVFIALVMGGSQAISRSLFAQMIPTGKEAEYYSFYEVSERGTSWTGPLIFGLANQIGGSLRYGILALIFYFIAGLILLPLVNVPKAMDDVKKYNTDHA
- a CDS encoding dCTP deaminase; amino-acid sequence: MGLKPDHWIRKMALEQRMIEPFVDKQVRQGVISYGVSSYGYDIRVADEFMIFTNVHSAIVDPKNFDPKSMFEFQGEVCIIPPNSFALARTVEYFRIPRKVLTVCLGKSTYARCGLIVNVTPFEPEWEGYVTLEISNTTPLPAKIYANEGLAQVLFFEADEECEVSYADKKGKYQGQKSIVLPKL